CACTGGGCGACGCCGTGCGCGCCGCGACCGAACGGCAAGCGAAGGAAAGCGGGATAGAGGACGCGGGAGGCGCATATTACGCGGCCTTGGGCGCGGACGCGACCGATGCTGCAGCTGCGGCGATTGCGCGGCACGATTGGCCGGTGCTGATCGCGCTCGCGGCGGCGGCGCATCGCCGCAGCTATGACGGCATGGCGCTTGCGCTGCTGACGGCGGAGAGCGCGGCGCTGCCCTCGCTGTTCGCGCCGCTGCGGCTCGATAATATGGCGCTGGCGCCGATCGAGGCGTCGCTGGCGATGCTGCCGGCGCGCGCGGTAGGCAGCGCCGACGATATGAAATCTTACGACGCGGACCGTGCGCGGTGAGCGAGCGCGTCGTCCGCGGCCGCATCGACCGGTCGGGCGCGCTGGTAAGCGCCGACGCGCCGCTGTTGCGCCTGCAGCAGCGCGCGGGCGCGGGTCTCGACAAGCCGCTCGCCCTGCCGCATCTCGCGCGTCTCGTTGCGCTCGCACAGCGGCTCCACCGCGATATCAGCCGGCCGCTTTATGCCGCCGACGATCACAGCGACATCCACGCGCTCGTCCGCATCACCCCCGATGCCGATGGCGCAAGCCTCGAGATCACCGACTGGCGGACGCGGCCGCTGGTCCAGCCGCAAATGCCGCCGATCGCCGAGGGCGCGGCGGTTCCGCAAAGCTGGACGTGGGAGTGCGACCAGCAACTACGCCTCGTCGCGCTGCGTGCGGCCCCCGATGCCCCCCCGGTTCCGACGGGCTGGGAAGGGCGCTCGCTTTCCGAGTTGTTCGAGCTGCAACCCGACGATGACGGCCGTTTTCCCGTGCTGCGCGGCCTCGCGCGACAGGCGCGCTTCGACGGCCAGCGCGTCCGGGTGGAGCAGATGGTGATGACGCTCGCCGGCGAAGCGTTGTTCGACGCGACGGGACGTTTCACCGGTTTTCGCGGAAGCGCGGTCGCTGCCGAGGCACCGCCCCCGATCGAACAAAGGACTCCCGGCGCGCTCGTCGATCCGGCCTTCGGATCGCTGCCCCTGTCGGATCCGCAGTTCGGCCGCCGCATCGACGGCGCGTTGCGTGGACCGCTCAGCCGCATCATTGCGACGGCGGAGACGATTTCGGGACAATTCGACGGGCCAATTCGCGCCGACTACGCGCGCTACGCTGGCGATATTGCGCATGCGGGGCGCCACCTGCTCGGCCTTGTTGATGATCTCGCCGACCTTCAGAATATCGAGCGCCCCGGTTTCAAGGCGGCGCGTGATGAAATCGACCTGGGCGACCTTGCCCGCCGCGCCGTCGGGTTGCTCGGCATGAAGGCCGAGGAAAAGGGCATCCGCATCGACGCGCCGCGCGGCGACGACCGGGCGCCGGCCTATGGCGAGTTCCGCCGGGTGCTGCAGGTGCTGCTCAACCTGCTCGGCAATGCGATCCGCTATTCACCCGACCAATCGCAGATATGGATCCGCGTCGACCGCGAAGAGGGCCGCGCGACAGTGACCGTCGCCGATCAGGGTCAGGGGATCGACGCCGAGCAGCAGGCGGTGGTGTTCGAGAAATTCGAACGGCTGGGGCGGACCGATAGTGGCGGATCGGGGCTGGGACTTTACATCGCCCGCCGGCTGGCGCGTGCGATGGATGGCGACCTGACGGTCGACAGCGCGCCAGGGCAGGGGGCGCGGTTCACCTTGAGTCTGCCGGCGCGGGACGAGGGTTGAGGGGCGGGTCGCTGGCGGCCGAAAACCGCCTTCCTGCAAATCAACGCTTCAAAGCCTCCGCCGCGGCCGCGCCCTATTGGCCATATCCCGGCGTGCCCGCCAACCGCACAGCCTCGCGGGCGGCAGCGAAGAGCGCACCGGCCTTTGCCTCGCACTCGCGCTGTTCATAGGCGGGGTCGCTGTCGGCGACGATGCCGGCGCCGGCCTGAACGTGCATTTCGCCATCCTTGACGATGGCGGTGCGCAGCACGATGCAACTGTCCATATTGCCGTCGGGCGCGAAATAGCCGACGCCGCCGGCATAGGGCCCGCGCGCATCGGCTTCGAGCTCGGCGATGATCTGGCAGGCGCGGACCTTGGGCGCGCCGCTGACCGTGCCGGCAGGAAAGCCCGCGAACAGCGCGTCGATCGCGTCCTTGTCGGGCGCGATCCGGCCGACGACGTTCGAGACGATGTGCATGACGTGGCTGTAAAATTCGACGGTATAGCTGTCGGTGACGGTGACGCTGCCGCCGATCGCCGCGCGACCGACATCGTTGCGGCCGAGGTCGAGCAGCATCAAATGCTCGGCGCGTTCCTTGGGATCAGCAAGCAGACTCTCGCGATTCTCGACATCCTCGGCGCTCGTGCGTCCGCGTGGGCGCGTGCCGGCGATGGGGCGGATCGTGATCTCACCGTCGCGGACGCGCACGAGGATCTCGGGCGAGGAGCCGATCAGCGCGAAGCCGGGCAGGTCGAGGAAATAGAGGAAAGGCGAGGGGTTTACACGGCGCAGCGCGCGATAGAGGTCGAAGGGCGGCAGGTCGAACGGGGTCGAGAAACGCTGCGACAGCACGACCTGAAAGATGTCGCCCGCCGCGATATAATCCTTCGCGGCAGCGACCATTTCGGCGAAATGCGCTGGCGCGGTGGCAGGGTTCGCCGCGATCGCTTCCGGCAGTGCGTCGGTCGTCGCACGGTCGCTGTGCGCGCTGACGCTGGACAGGCGGGCGGCGACCGTTTCAAGCCGCTCCTGCGCATCCTCGATCATGCGGTCGATCGCGCCGTTGGCGTCGGGCCAGATCGGCGCGATGAGGAAGAGTTCGTCGGCAAGGCGGTCGAAGACGAGGATGACCGTCGGGCGCACGAACACCATGTCGGGCAGGCCGAGGCCCGCGCCCGCTGCGCGCGGAATGCGCTCGACGAGGCCGATCGTCTCATAGGCGAAGAAGCCGACGAGCGTCGCGAGCGCCTTCGGCAGACCGTCGGGCACGTCGAAGCGGCATTCGGCGACGAGGTCGCGAAGCGCGTGCAGCGCGCCGGTTTCGAGCGGTTCGAACGCATCACGGTCGCGGCGCCAGTCGCGGTTGATCCGTGCGGCGTCGCGCTTCACCTCGAACATCAGGTCGGGGTCGAGCCCGATCAGGCTGTAACGCCCGCGCGTTTCGCCGCTTTCGACCGATTCGAGCACCCAGTCGCCGCGCCCGGGCTCGATCAGCTTGAGCGCCGCCGACACGGGCGTTTCGATGTCGGCGATCAGCCGCTGCCAGACGACCGCGCCGCGTCCCTGCGCCAGCGCTTCGAGCGCCGCGGCTCTCCCTTCGAGGCTCACCCTTATTCGACGACCGGCGCGTTGCCGGTGAGTTCGGCGCGCAGCTGGGCGACGAGATCCTTGTTGATGGTAACGCCGACGCGGCGCTTCGCTTCGGCGGCGAGCTGTTCGATCAGTTCGTTGCCGAAAGCGGGAGCGAGGGGCTGGGCGATCGCGGCGACACGTTGCGGCTCGATCGTTTTCGGATCGGGGCGCTGGACGTCGTCGAGCGCAATCACCATCCAGCCGCGGTTGCCGGGAATCTCGAGCGTCTTGACGCTGTCCTTGGCCATCGAGAAGAGCAACGCGAGTTCCGGCGGAACGGGCTTGCCGTCGGCGCCGAGTTCGGCGCGACGACCGCCGATTGGCTGCACGCTGCCGATATTCGGGCCCGCAGCGGCGACCGCCTGGGGGAGGCTCTTTCCGCCCTCGACAGCTTTCACGATCGCGCGCGCCTTGTCGCGGGCGACCTTCTGTCCCTCGGCAAAGCGCCATTCGCTGAGCAGGTCGGAGCGGATCTGCGCGAAGGGCGGCGGCGCCGCAGCGACGATCGACTTCACCGCATAGACGGCGAATTTCTCATTCTCGACGATCGTGGCGATATGACCCTCGCCTTCGCCCGCGGCCTGGAAGGCCTGCGCGACGAGCGGCGCGAGTTCGGGCGCGGGCACGAAGGCGGGCTGCGCCGGGGCGCGGCCGCTCGGCAGCAGAGCGGGGGTCTCGACGAGCTGGAGCTTGCGGTCGGCGGCGACTTCCTCGACCGACGCGCCGCCGTTCACGGCGTCCTGGATCGCGTTGTAATAGTCGACGATCGCTTCGTTCGCCTTGTTTTTGGCAAGTTCGGTACGGATATCTTCGCTCGCTTCGGCAAGGCTGCGCGCGGGGCGGGCGGTGACGTCCTCGACGCGTGCGACGGTCCAGCCGAGCCCGGTCTGGGTGGGCCCAACGATGTCGCCGCGCTTGGCGGCAAAGGCGGCCTTGGCGGCGGCGGCGGTCGTCGTCGCGGCATAGGCCGACTGGGTCAGGTCGCCGGTGGTCGAGGCCGACAGACCCGCAGCCTGTGCCGCCGCAGTGAGCGAGGTGCCGCCGCGAACCTTGGCGGCAAGCGCATTCGCTGCCGCCTGATCGGGAAGGATCACCTGCGCGAAACGGCGCGTTTCGCTCGCGGCATATTGGGCGGCATTATCCTTGTAGACCTTGGCAATTTCAGCCTCGGTAACCGCGGGAACCGGGACGGCGCCGCGATCGAACAGCGCATATTGGATCACGCGGCGTTCCGGGACGGTGAATTTGGTTTTGTTCTGCGACAGGAAGGTCCGCAGAGCGGCGTCGCCGGGATCGGCGGTCGGCGCAAAGGGGCTGGCGGGGATGAAGGTCGCCTGACCGCGGCGCTGTTCGAGAAGCAGCGCGGCATAGGGCTGCGCCATGCCGGGCGCGATGCGCGGCATCTGGGCGATCGGAGCGGCCAGCTGTTCGACCAGGATCTGCTGGCGCAGGTCGCGGCGCAGCTGCGCCTCGCTGATACCGTTCTGGCGCAGGAAATTCTCGAACACCGTCTGGTCGAACTTGCCCGACACGCCGGCGAACGCGGGGAGGTCGGCGATACGGCCGTCGATCAGCCGCTTGCTGACGCCGAAGCCCATTTCGGTCGCGAACTGATCGAAGGCCGATCCTTCGACAAGCTGGTCGAGCACCTGGTCGAGACCGCCCGATTCGACGAAGGCCGCCATCGTCAAGCCGGGCTGGTCCTGCCGCGCCTGATTATAGGTCTGACGGACGCGCTCGCGCAATTCGCCGACGCCGATATTCTCGTCGCCGACTTTCGCGACATTGGCGCCGCCGACCCCGCCGAAGGTCGAATTGCCGGTGACGTCGCTGAGCGCAAAGGCGAGCCCGACGAGCACGACGAAGGCGAGGGCAAGGAATTTGCCGATCGTCGAGGAGAACATGGCGCGGATGGCGGTGATCATGAAGCGGGCATTCTTTCCGGCAGGGCGCAATTGTGCGCGATTGCGCGCTGCTTTAGGCGCGAGGCGGAGCGGCATCAAGGCCGGAAAGGGGCTTTTCGCACGCGCCAACGCGGCTTGCCTCCCGCCCCCGTGCGCCGCTAGGGCCTGACGAGGTCCACAATAGCGGGAGAGGCAGAGACATGGCGCGGCGCAAATATGTGGTCGGCAACTGGAAAATGAACGGATTGTCGGATGCCGTCGCCGAAGCGCGGGCTATTTTCGTCGCGGCGGATGATCATCCGGCGGTCGACGTCGCCATCTGCCCGCCCTTCACGCTGATCGGTCCCATGGCCGTCGCGGCGCCGGGCAAGGCGATCGGGGGGCAGGATTGCCACAGCGCGGCGTCGGGAGCCTTTACCGGGTCGGTTGCAGCGCCGATGCTCGCCGACATCGGCGCGAGCCTGGTGATCGTCGGGCATAGCGAACGGCGCGAAGGATTCGGCGAAAGCGACGCCGACGTCCGCGCCAAGGCCGAAGCGGGGCTGGCCGCCGGCCTTTCGGTCATCCTCTGCGTCGGCGAGCCGCGCGAGGTACGCGAATCGGGCGGGGCGATCGATTATGTGCTGGCGCAGGTCGCCGATTCGGTTCCGGGCGAATTCGATCCGGCCCGCCTGGCGATTGCCTATGAACCGATCTGGGCGATCGGCACCGGCCTGGTCCCGACCGTGGCCGATGTGGCTGCGATGCACGGCGCGATCCGCGGCGCGCTCGCGGCCCGGTTTGGCGGTGCGGCGGAGGAAATGCGCATTCTCTATGGCGGCTCGGTCAATGGCGACAACGCCGCCGAATTACTCGGCGCGGGCGACGTCGACGGCGCGCTCGTGGGCGGCGCGAGCCTGACCGCCGCGAAGTTCGTGCCGATCATCGGCGCGGGCGCGTCGCTCCACTGATCCTCGGCGGCTGATCCAATGGGTTGAAGCGGAGCCGCTTCGTCTCTATGTGCGCCGCGGGCGCGGTCCGTTTGAGGTCGCGCGAGTTCGGGAAAATACGATGTCCAGCCTTTTCACCT
This genomic interval from Sphingopyxis chilensis contains the following:
- a CDS encoding peptidylprolyl isomerase; amino-acid sequence: MITAIRAMFSSTIGKFLALAFVVLVGLAFALSDVTGNSTFGGVGGANVAKVGDENIGVGELRERVRQTYNQARQDQPGLTMAAFVESGGLDQVLDQLVEGSAFDQFATEMGFGVSKRLIDGRIADLPAFAGVSGKFDQTVFENFLRQNGISEAQLRRDLRQQILVEQLAAPIAQMPRIAPGMAQPYAALLLEQRRGQATFIPASPFAPTADPGDAALRTFLSQNKTKFTVPERRVIQYALFDRGAVPVPAVTEAEIAKVYKDNAAQYAASETRRFAQVILPDQAAANALAAKVRGGTSLTAAAQAAGLSASTTGDLTQSAYAATTTAAAAKAAFAAKRGDIVGPTQTGLGWTVARVEDVTARPARSLAEASEDIRTELAKNKANEAIVDYYNAIQDAVNGGASVEEVAADRKLQLVETPALLPSGRAPAQPAFVPAPELAPLVAQAFQAAGEGEGHIATIVENEKFAVYAVKSIVAAAPPPFAQIRSDLLSEWRFAEGQKVARDKARAIVKAVEGGKSLPQAVAAAGPNIGSVQPIGGRRAELGADGKPVPPELALLFSMAKDSVKTLEIPGNRGWMVIALDDVQRPDPKTIEPQRVAAIAQPLAPAFGNELIEQLAAEAKRRVGVTINKDLVAQLRAELTGNAPVVE
- the tpiA gene encoding triose-phosphate isomerase — protein: MARRKYVVGNWKMNGLSDAVAEARAIFVAADDHPAVDVAICPPFTLIGPMAVAAPGKAIGGQDCHSAASGAFTGSVAAPMLADIGASLVIVGHSERREGFGESDADVRAKAEAGLAAGLSVILCVGEPREVRESGGAIDYVLAQVADSVPGEFDPARLAIAYEPIWAIGTGLVPTVADVAAMHGAIRGALAARFGGAAEEMRILYGGSVNGDNAAELLGAGDVDGALVGGASLTAAKFVPIIGAGASLH
- a CDS encoding sensor histidine kinase, yielding MSERVVRGRIDRSGALVSADAPLLRLQQRAGAGLDKPLALPHLARLVALAQRLHRDISRPLYAADDHSDIHALVRITPDADGASLEITDWRTRPLVQPQMPPIAEGAAVPQSWTWECDQQLRLVALRAAPDAPPVPTGWEGRSLSELFELQPDDDGRFPVLRGLARQARFDGQRVRVEQMVMTLAGEALFDATGRFTGFRGSAVAAEAPPPIEQRTPGALVDPAFGSLPLSDPQFGRRIDGALRGPLSRIIATAETISGQFDGPIRADYARYAGDIAHAGRHLLGLVDDLADLQNIERPGFKAARDEIDLGDLARRAVGLLGMKAEEKGIRIDAPRGDDRAPAYGEFRRVLQVLLNLLGNAIRYSPDQSQIWIRVDREEGRATVTVADQGQGIDAEQQAVVFEKFERLGRTDSGGSGLGLYIARRLARAMDGDLTVDSAPGQGARFTLSLPARDEG
- the trpE gene encoding anthranilate synthase component I, whose protein sequence is MSLEGRAAALEALAQGRGAVVWQRLIADIETPVSAALKLIEPGRGDWVLESVESGETRGRYSLIGLDPDLMFEVKRDAARINRDWRRDRDAFEPLETGALHALRDLVAECRFDVPDGLPKALATLVGFFAYETIGLVERIPRAAGAGLGLPDMVFVRPTVILVFDRLADELFLIAPIWPDANGAIDRMIEDAQERLETVAARLSSVSAHSDRATTDALPEAIAANPATAPAHFAEMVAAAKDYIAAGDIFQVVLSQRFSTPFDLPPFDLYRALRRVNPSPFLYFLDLPGFALIGSSPEILVRVRDGEITIRPIAGTRPRGRTSAEDVENRESLLADPKERAEHLMLLDLGRNDVGRAAIGGSVTVTDSYTVEFYSHVMHIVSNVVGRIAPDKDAIDALFAGFPAGTVSGAPKVRACQIIAELEADARGPYAGGVGYFAPDGNMDSCIVLRTAIVKDGEMHVQAGAGIVADSDPAYEQRECEAKAGALFAAAREAVRLAGTPGYGQ